The Pyrenophora tritici-repentis strain M4 chromosome 10, whole genome shotgun sequence genome contains a region encoding:
- a CDS encoding Atrophin-1 domain containing protein, whose product MPSIPAKRKPEAAEEADTPFKRAQRTRKPTLKALLGDGSQPTQPIELPESTPDPPTEPPTQVIEPPTRAIEPPCKPVQQPEERPRRASPLPILAASQASRLTDEPAWESQLMFDKPEDSIVQPLAFSSAATEASVEEDSAVSVDFRDFEGVDWSRLKGFVAPLSTPRGKASWIFQHGWRVWKEGTHHPDELYFVCKYCHIHKLPNGVHRVTKSTTAANGHLQLDKPGHRLSKDGPILSKPLRKHGQQSLRQAALSGVKFSLEAYKTIGNFDVQEFRQAAALWLVDNNRPLREFETPAFRKMIRLANPEAEAALWRSHNSVSAFVMRLYSWLRPQVVRALAEAESKVHISFDGWTTKGGKRGFFSVVAHYANSKGAIVDLPIALPQLVGAHTGEAIADAVTKIPAILQHQSQQTRLLCAR is encoded by the coding sequence cccttcaagcgagcacaacgtacgcgcaaacctacgctcaaagcgctgttgggtgacggcagccagccaacccagccgatagagctgccagaaagtacgccggatccgcctacagagccgcctacacaagttatcgagccgcccacacgggctattgaaccgccatgtaagcctgtacaacaacccgaggagcgccctcggcgggcatcaccactgcctattttggctgcctcacaagcctctcggctcactgatgagccagcctgggagtcgcagttaatgtttgataagccagaggactctattgtacagcctttagctttctctagcgctgccactgaggcttcggtggaggaggatagcgctgtgagcgtcgattttcgcgactttgagggcgtcgattggtcgcgattaaaggggtttgtcgcgccgctgagcactccacgaggcaaggcaagctggatttttcaacacggctggcgtgtctggaaggagggtactcaccacccagatgagttgtactttgtgtgcaagtactgtcatattcataagctacctaatggtgtacaccgagtaacgaagtcaaccactgccgccaacgggcacctccagcttgataaacctggtcatcggctcagcaaagatggtccaatcctaagcaaacctctccgcaaacatggacaacaatcacttcgtcaggcagctctaagcggtgtcaaatttagtctagaggcgtacaagactataggaaacttcgacgtacaagaatttcggcaagcagctgcgctctggctggtcgacaacaacagaccactccgcgagtttgagacgccggcttttcgcaagatgatcaggcttgctaatcctgaggcagaggcggcgttatggaggtctcataacagcgtgtcagcgttcgtgatgaggttgtacagttggctacgacctcaggtggtgcgcgcgttggctgaagccgagagcaaggtacatataagcttcgatgggtggacgacaaaaggcggcaaacgtggcttcttttctgtagttgctcactacgccaacagtaagggcgcgatagttgacctacccatcgcgctgccgcagctggtgggtgcccacactggtgaggcgatagctgacgctgtaaccaaaatccctgcaatccttcagcatcaatcgcagcaaactcggctactttgtgctcgataa
- a CDS encoding ATM1, ABC-type transport system involved in Fe-S cluster assembly, permease and ATPase component: MTAILLAYITEVLYYFSRSMGEADYEAPQPAAIHCLGSILVWSPLIYMLWSSKTLRWHAYFGAFVLQFALETTIFLVTAFSQFPEDRRRNLPFIVSCARAGISLMLLLDAFVILVTKQAEVSTDEERQSLLGGDEPNGETSTSAPKISTPSYGAILPMDSDDDMDSDVDEDEDAEGIKAKQAQRLEEEGGWFGYLKGFAIFLPYLFPKDDWKVMACLGLRLIHMLQERVLNLLTPRQLGIITNKLQHSYETQSGVMPWKDIGLWVLYSYINSYAGLGIIDGIANLVISNSAYRRITLLAYEHVLGLSMDFHTSKDSGEVLKAVEQASSLNSLIEMVLFDVAPILLDLIVAMYYVTHLFDAYMAFIILFMGAAYISIGVYSTTLSQPKRRDYVEKQRTESSTVNETVHNWQTVAYFNRLAFEHKRYAENIINTISAQYQYYFRSMGGHAAQDILTTFGFAGACVFGMTSIVTGRKPVGNLVTLIMYWHTMTSPLYVLSYSFRHISSSLIDAERLLQMLNTKPTVADMEGAKDIEVHTGEVEFKDVEFHYDPRKPIIKNVSLKAKGGQTIAFVGETGGGKSTMLKLLFRFYDVTGGSIMIDGQDLRSVTQSSLRENLGVVPQDPVLFNQSIRQNIRYAKLDATDAEIEDACRAAAIHEDIIGFPDGYNSKVGERGVRLSGGQLQRIAIARVLLKNPKIVMLDEATSAIDSSIEALIQQAFRKLSQGRTTFVIAHRLSTIADADQILVVEKGEIIERGTHQQLLKILGGKYAELWEKQTAGHLSKMPSQEDVKDGEAATAVGVSGSAKLKDDDEATATGRSSDSDSSGTLGRRG; this comes from the coding sequence ATGACTGCAATACTACTGGCATACATCACAGAAGTTCTTTACTACTTCAGTCGTTCGATGGGCGAGGCCGACTATGAAGCCCCCCAACCAGCTGCAATTCATTGTCTGGGGTCCATATTGGTCTGGAGCCCCCTCATTTACATGCTTTGGTCTAGCAAGACGCTTCGATGGCATGCATACTTTGGTGCCTTTGTCTTGCAGTTTGCATTGGAAACTACAATCTTCCTGGTTACGGCGTTCTCACAATTCCCTGAAGATCGGAGGAGAAATCTGCCTTTTATCGTCAGCTGCGCCAGGGCCGGTATTTCGCTGATGCTCTTACTTGACGCATTTGTCATTTTGGTCACCAAGCAGGCAGAGGTCAGTACAGACGAGGAACGTCAGTCACTGCTTGGCGGTGATGAACCAAATGGGGAAACAAGCACTTCAGCTCCCAAAATCTCTACTCCTAGCTACGGCGCCATCTTACCAATGGACTCGGACGACGATATGGATAGCGACGTTGACGAAGACGAGGATGCCGAAGGAATCAAAGCAAAACAAGCGCAACGTCTCGAGGAAGAGGGTGGATGGTTTGGATACCTCAAAGGCTTCGCTATTTTCTTGCCCTACCTCTTTCCCAAGGACGACTGGAAAGTCATGGCATGTCTCGGCCTACGATTGATtcacatgttgcaagagcgTGTTCTCAATTTGCTGACGCCTCGCCAACTTGGTATCATTACCAACAAGCTGCAACATTCTTATGAGACACAAAGCGGCGTGATGCCGTGGAAGGACATTGGACTCTGGGTTCTCTACTCGTACATTAACAGTTACGCAGGCCTTGGTATCATTGATGGTATAGCGAATCTCGTAATCTCAAACTCTGCGTACCGCCGTATCACTTTGCTCGCTTACGAGCATGTACTGGGATTGTCGATGGACTTTCACACTTCGAAAGATTCTGGTGAAGTTTTGAAAGCGGTTGAGCAAGCCTCGTCTCTCAATTCGCTCATCGAGATGGTTCTGTTCGACGTTGCGCCTATTCTCTTGGATCTCATCGTGGCCATGTACTACGTCACACATCTATTCGATGCTTATATGGCTTTCATCATCCTCTTCATGGGCGCCGCATACATCTCGATAGGAGTCTACTCCACGACACTGTCGCAGCCCAAGAGAAGAGATTACGTCGAGAAGCAGCGAACGGAAAGTTCGACAGTCAACGAGACGGTGCACAACTGGCAGACGGTAGCTTACTTCAACCGCTTGGCATTCGAACACAAGCGATATGCCGAGAATATCATCAACACCATCTCTGCGCAATATCAATACTACTTCCGCTCCATGGGCGGGCACGCAGCGCAGGACATCTTGACGACTTTTGGCTTTGCAGGCGCTTGCGTCTTTGGCATGACATCAATTGTGACAGGAAGAAAACCGGTCGGAAACCTCGTCACTTTGATCATGTACTGGCACACGATGACCTCACCACTTTACGTTCTTTCATACAGCTTCCGGCATATTTCGAGTTCTCTCATCGACGCTGAACGACTCCTTCAGATGCTGAACACCAAGCCCACGGTAGCTGATATGGAGGGCGCCAAAGACATTGAAGTACATACAGGCGAAGTCGAGTTCAAGGACGTGGAATTCCACTACGACCCTCGCAAGCCTATCATCAAGAACGTGAGCCTGAAAGCCAAGGGTGGTCAAACGATCGCCTTTGTCGGCGAGACAGGCGGTGGCAAATCGACTATGCTCAAACTTCTTTTCCGCTTCTACGATGTCACCGGCGGATCAATAATGATCGACGGACAAGACCTCCGCTCAGTAACCCAGTCCAGTCTGCGCGAAAACCTCGGCGTGGTACCCCAGGACCCCGTCCTCTTCAACCAAAGCATCCGACAAAACATCCGCTACGCCAAACTCGACGCAACCGACGCTGAAATCGAAGACGCATGCCGCGCAGCCGCCATCCACGAAGACATCATCGGCTTCCCCGACGGCTACAATTCTAAAGTTGGCGAGCGCGGCGTCCGTCTCTCAGGCGGACAACTACAACGTATAGCCATCGCACGCGTGCTACTCAAAAACCCCAAAATCGTCATGCTAGACGAAGCAACCTCGGCAATCGACTCCTCTATCGAAGCACTCATCCAACAAGCTTTCCGCAAACTAAGCCAAGGCCGCACCACCTTCGTCATCGCCCACCGCCTCAGTACCATCGCAGACGCCGACCAGATCCTCGTCGTTGAGAAAGGTGAGATCATCGAGAGAGGCACACATCAGCAACTCTTGAAGATTCTGGGAGGCAAGTACGCGGAGTTGTGGGAGAAACAGACGGCGGGGCATCTTTCTAAGATGCCGTCGCAGGAAGATGTCAAGGATGGTGAGGCGGCGACGGCGGTGGGCGTGAGCGGTAGTGCTAAATTGAAAGATGACGATGAAGCGACTGCGACGGGGAGGAGTAGTGATAGCGATAGTAGCGGGACGTTAGGACGACGGGGATGA
- a CDS encoding VSP domain containing protein, whose product MTDRLAKQSPMSGDTAPPATPDPAHSAKESAPITTPIPTTPAGHRSPPPHTPHVPSSPFPARTPRTPAAPVVTTCTDDKELYATVTVHTAKCTECDKRNKKTMLRCPNCTFQLCSPCYEKRRKRGKGLRHGNMGTPGATEGAATPGTGKRTVRMKPSPSTNTPTGEATKKSADETKHGEVVDDHMVSPTKKSTDKKTLANKKRRAQDSVSEDSSEDNFEPDHATPTPSKRRRSELTFAESALATAGRAPPTTRASRKSAPQEHTPLSAPPNLADPSASVVPKSGRIHELMRQHGVEHYDEHLLGRREPILSNPAPRIPAIIKRDGKPRPSADDIYPNIQTKLRERMQKDKGHEAAGEASASQMTVNKSDVERQEYLCTVRGFVETAAAKYQGHTMDDEEKKAVLHAMEAAALVWGKKVYTKLDHNTQQQVRPGLLLRLDRIGYEYSVELGQLMDGYAVRALQELGIGRGAPASLPPTTLT is encoded by the exons ATGACGGACAGGCTGGCTAAGCAGAGTCCCATGAGTGGCGACACGGCTCCTCCTGCAACTCCCGACCCGGCCCACAGCGCTAAGGAATCTGCTCCTATTACGACACCTATCCCCACGACACCGGCAGGCCATCGAAGCCCCCCTCCCCATACCCCTCATGTACCTAGCAGTCCCTTTCCAGCTCGTACGCCTCGCACGCCAGCAGCCCCGGTAGTGACCACATGCACCGATGACAAAGAACTATATGCCACAGTGACTGTACACACCGCCAAATGTACTGAATGTGACAAGCGGAACAAGAAGACCATGCTTCGTTGCCCGAATTGCACATTCCAACTCTGCTCGCCTTGCTACGAGAAGCGCCGAAAGCGAGGAAAGGGCCTTCGTCACGGGAACATGGGAACACCAGGTGCAACCGAAGGTGCTGCCACGCCCGGAACTGGAAAGCGAACAGTAAGAATGAAGCCGTCTCCTTCTACAAACACACCCACGGGCGAGGCTACCAAGAAGAGCGCCGATGAGACCAAGCATGGAGAAGTAGTCGACGACCACATGGTGTCACCTACCAAGAAGTCAACTGACAAGAAGACTTTGGCCAACAAGAAGCGTCGCGCTCAAGATAGTGTATCCGAGGACTCGTCCGAGGACAACTTCGAGCCTGACCACGCCACGCCGACACCTAGCAAACGCCGCCGTAGTGAGCTGACGTTTGCAGAGAGCGCTCTCGCTACCGCAGGCAGGGCACCGCCAACCACACGTGCATCTCGCAAGTCAGCACCGCAGGAACATACACCTTTGTCGGCACCACCCAATCTGGCCGACCCAAGTGCTTCTGTCGTTCCTAAGTCTGGCCGGATCCATGAGCTGATGCGTCAACACGGAGTCGAACATTACGACGAGCACCTTCTAGGACGTCGCGAACCTATCCTATCAAACCCGGCACCACGCATCCCAGCCATCATCAAGCGCGACGGTAAGCCACGCCCTTCGGCAGACGATATCTATCCGAACATTCAAACCAAGCTTAGGGAGAGGATGCAGAAGGACAAGGGCCACGAGGCTGCCGGCGAGGCATCAGCAAGCCAGATGACTGTGAACAAG AGTGATGTCGAGAGGCAAGAGTACTTGTGTACAGTTCGCGGTTTCGTCGAGACAGCGGCCGCCAAGTACCAGGGCCATACCATGGACGACGAGGAGAAAAAGGCGGTGTTGCACGCCATGGAGGCCGCCGCCCTGGTGTGGGGCAAGAAGGTGTACACCAAGCTAGATCATAATACGCAGCAGCAGGTACGACCAGGCTTGTTGTTGCGTCTTGATCGCATTGGCTACGAGTACTCTGTTGAGCTTGGACAACTGATGGATGGCTATGCAGTTCGGGCGTTGCAGGAGCTTGGGATTGGCCGAGGTGCGCCCGCGTCACTGCCACCAACTACGCTCACATAG
- a CDS encoding Dimer-Tnp-hAT domain containing protein — MYHFSASDRRLRCACHILNLVGQTIMFGRDADAYNNALENTKMEDFYMKEWRKEGPLGVYLDIINYINPPKQWSIFEDCQREAVNSMPTGASGGTREPIKPCVTRWNSYYDCFKRGVQLQQAINAYATYHIRETEQADEQAAIRGNKLPDVPRWMRSDGLTAADWAVITEYMAILQPLKFATDRLQGRGKCGRFGALYEVIPVFESVITELDARLRPYESVNHEPSEAPENHIPINLRAARRKASNYFTKILQSPIYYAATALYPRYKTYSKRFWRNKPTQLSTAHAKFLRVWAAYKPAAAATTPTPAPKPTMSSFDDAIDAILDEDGEHTMEVEDEYDSWLKEPIWTSDQHKEGPTAVQYWLSLKPKYPHLSRLAIDVLTIPASSSDCERVFAGTGDIIEPQRRKIGAQLLAALVCLQRWTRAGFTTPSTTTAAKHTDEELTEEFAIGTWEEPPAELS, encoded by the coding sequence atgtaccacttttctgcctccgatcgccgcctccgctgcgcttgccacatacttaaccttgttggccaaacgattatgttcgggagggatgctgacgcgtataacaacgccctggagaacacaaagatggaggatttttacatgaaggagtggcggaaagaaggaccgcttggcgtgtatcttgatattatcaactacatcaacccgccgaagcagtggagcatttttgaagattgccaacgcgaggcagttaacagcatgcccacaggcgccagcggcggcactcgcgagccaattaagccgtgtgttacacgttggaacagctattacgactgctttaagcgcggagttcagctccaacaagctatcaacgcatacgccacgtaccacattcgcgagactgaacaggctgacgaacaggcagctattagaggaaacaagctgcctgatgtgccgcggtggatgaggtcagacggccttacggcggctgactgggcggtgattactgagtacatggcgatactgcagccgctcaagtttgctacagatcgcctccaaggccgcggcaagtgtggccgttttggcgcactctacgaggtcatcccagtatttgagagtgtgataactgagctggatgcacgccttcggccatacgaatcggtcaaccacgagccatctgaggcgcccgaaaatcacatcccgatcaacctgcgagccgcgaggcgaaaagcgagcaattactttactaagatcctccaaagtcccatttactacgcagctacggcactatatccacgatataaaacatactctaagcgcttctggcgcaacaaacctacacaattgagcaccgcgcacgcgaagtttctgcgggtttgggctgcctacaagcctgccgctgctgccacaacaccaacccctgcgccaaaacctaccatgagcagctttgacgacgctatcgacgctatactagatgaggacggcgagcatacaatggaggtggaggatgagtacgatagctggttaaaagagcctatatggacgtctgatcaacacaaggagggtccaacagctgtacagtactggttatcgttgaagccgaagtatccacatctttcacgattggcgatcgacgtgttgactatacccgcctccagctctgattgtgagcgcgtttttgcgggaactggcgatataattgagccacaaaggcggaaaattggcgcgcagttactggctgctttggtgtgcttgcaacggtggactcgtgcaggttttacaacaccaagcacgacaacagcagcaaagcatactgatgaggagctcacggaagagtttgcgataggaacgtgggaagagccgcctgcagaattgtcatag
- a CDS encoding Atrophin-1 domain containing protein, protein MPSIPAKRKPEAAEEADTPFKRAQRTRKPTLKALLGDGSQPTQPIELPESTPDPPTEPPTEVIEPPTRAIEPPCKPVQQPEERPRRASPLPILAASQASRLTDEPAWESQLMFDKPEDSIVQPLAFSSAATEASVEEDSAVSVDFRDFEGVDWSRLKGFVAPLSTPRGKASWIFQHGWRVWKEGTHHPDELYFVCKYCHIHKLPNGVHRVTKSTTAANGHLQLDKPGHRLSKDGPILSKPLRKHGQQSLRQAALSGVKFSLEAYKTIGNFDVQEFRQAAALWLVDNNRPLREFETPAFRKMIRLANPEAEAALWRSHNSVSAFVMRLYSWLRPQVVRALAEAESKVHISFDGWTTKGGKRGFFSVVAHYANSKGAIVDLPIALPQLVGAHTGEAIADAVTKIPAILQHQSQQTRLLCAR, encoded by the coding sequence atgccctctataccagcaaaacgcaagcccgaggctgccgaagaagctgatactcccttcaagcgagcacaacgtacgcgcaaacctacgctcaaggcgctgttgggtgacggcagccagccaacccagccgatagagctgccagaaagtacgccggatccgcctacagagccgcctacagaagttatcgagccgcccacacgggctattgaaccgccatgtaagcctgtacaacaacccgaggagcgccctcggcgggcatcaccactgcctattttggctgcctcacaagcctctcggctcactgatgagccagcctgggagtcgcagttaatgtttgataagccagaggactctattgtacagcctttagctttctctagcgctgccactgaggcttcggtggaggaggatagcgctgtgagcgtcgattttcgcgactttgagggcgtcgattggtcgcgattaaaggggtttgtcgcgccgctgagcactccacgaggcaaggcaagctggatttttcaacacggctggcgtgtctggaaggagggtactcaccacccagatgagttgtactttgtgtgcaagtactgtcatattcataagctacctaatggtgtacaccgagtaacgaagtcaaccactgccgccaacgggcacctccagcttgataaacctggtcatcggctcagcaaagatggtccaatcctaagcaaacctctccgcaaacatggacaacaatcacttcgtcaggcagctctaagcggtgtcaaatttagtctagaggcgtacaagactataggaaacttcgacgtacaagaatttcggcaagcagctgcgctctggctggtcgacaacaacagaccactccgcgagtttgagacgccggcttttcgcaagatgatcaggcttgctaatcctgaggcagaggcggcgttatggaggtctcataacagcgtgtcagcgttcgtgatgaggttgtacagttggctacgacctcaggtggtgcgcgcgttggctgaagccgagagcaaggtacatataagcttcgatgggtggacgacaaaaggcggcaaacgtggcttcttttctgtagttgctcactacgccaacagtaagggcgcgatagttgacctacccatcgcgctgccgcagctggtgggtgcccacactggtgaggcgatagctgacgctgtaaccaaaatccctgcaatccttcagcatcaatcgcagcaaactcggctactttgtgctcgataa